A genomic region of Armatimonadota bacterium contains the following coding sequences:
- a CDS encoding flagellar biosynthetic protein FliR — translation MPDSGGLLPLLLGAARVSGFLLALPILGGPRVPVPARVGLGLCLAATVPAARVPVPEAASVFGALVVKEVSVGLFLGWGVALAFAAVQVAAQVAELSLGLGTGHLVDPVHGTESTVLAQLWTVLATALYLATDAHHHALRLVGTSFHRLPPTAFLPAGPVGRWAVEVAAASFLSGVQLAAPFLVASLAVEVGIALVARAAPQVNVFLTSLPLKVGVGLVLVGLFLPYLFGGMEAEFTRTLWAAAQLLRRGP, via the coding sequence ATGCCGGATTCGGGAGGGTTGCTGCCGCTGCTGCTGGGGGCCGCCCGGGTGTCTGGCTTTCTCCTGGCCCTTCCGATCCTTGGGGGACCCCGGGTGCCTGTCCCGGCCCGGGTAGGGCTCGGCCTATGCTTGGCCGCCACCGTTCCCGCGGCCCGGGTACCGGTCCCGGAGGCCGCTTCGGTGTTCGGGGCCCTGGTGGTAAAGGAGGTGAGCGTAGGCCTCTTCTTGGGATGGGGGGTGGCCCTGGCCTTCGCCGCGGTCCAGGTGGCGGCCCAGGTGGCGGAGTTGAGCCTGGGGCTCGGCACGGGGCACCTCGTGGATCCGGTACACGGTACGGAGTCCACGGTCCTCGCACAGCTGTGGACGGTCCTGGCCACTGCCCTGTACCTCGCCACGGACGCCCACCACCATGCCCTGCGCCTGGTGGGGACCAGCTTCCACCGGCTTCCCCCCACGGCCTTCCTGCCCGCGGGCCCGGTGGGGAGGTGGGCCGTAGAGGTGGCCGCCGCGAGCTTTTTGAGCGGGGTGCAGCTCGCCGCGCCGTTCCTCGTGGCCTCCCTCGCGGTGGAGGTGGGGATTGCCCTGGTGGCGAGGGCGGCCCCGCAGGTGAATGTGTTCCTTACAAGCCTCCCCCTCAAGGTGGGAGTGGGACTGGTGCTGGTGGGGCTGTTTTTGCCGTACCTGTTCGGGGGCATGGAAGCGGAGTTCACCCGGACCCTGTGGGCCGCGGCACAGCTCCTGCGGAGGGGGCCGTGA
- a CDS encoding flagellar motor protein MotB, producing MRRRRSSAPAGGGHGHGGGGHERWLITYADLITLLMAYFIMVYSLSQLDLAKFRKVVAGFRAATASLGMLDGSQGVLPGGSGVLELDVPSPAPAADPVSESFRALASGILQQVTAAGLGAQVEVRVTPEGVRVSMAGPLLFDTASAELRPEAEPVLRAVARAIRTRPELLVRVEGHADVRPIRTFRYPSNWELSSARAGAVVRRLMQLSGADGTRFTIVGYGDSRPVRRGTSSEDLARNRRVEILLLRP from the coding sequence GTGAGGCGCAGACGGAGCAGCGCGCCGGCGGGAGGGGGGCACGGCCACGGGGGGGGTGGCCATGAACGATGGCTCATCACCTACGCGGATCTCATCACCCTGCTCATGGCCTACTTCATTATGGTGTACTCCCTCTCCCAGCTGGACCTCGCAAAGTTCCGGAAGGTGGTGGCGGGGTTCCGGGCAGCTACCGCCTCCCTGGGCATGCTGGACGGGAGTCAGGGCGTGCTGCCGGGAGGAAGCGGGGTTCTGGAACTCGATGTTCCCAGTCCCGCCCCTGCAGCCGATCCGGTCTCCGAGAGCTTCCGGGCCCTGGCGAGCGGAATCCTTCAGCAGGTTACCGCCGCGGGCCTAGGCGCGCAGGTGGAGGTGCGGGTGACGCCGGAAGGGGTGCGGGTTTCCATGGCAGGACCGCTGCTCTTCGACACCGCGAGTGCGGAGCTGCGGCCCGAGGCAGAGCCCGTACTGCGGGCGGTGGCCCGGGCCATCCGGACCCGACCCGAGCTCCTCGTGCGGGTGGAAGGACACGCAGACGTCCGCCCCATCCGTACCTTTCGATACCCCTCCAACTGGGAGCTCAGCAGCGCCCGGGCCGGAGCCGTGGTGCGGCGGCTGATGCAGCTCTCCGGCGCGGACGGCACCCGGTTCACCATCGTGGGCTACGGGGACAGCCGCCCCGTCCGCCGCGGCACCTCCTCAGAGGACTTGGCCCGCAACCGCCGGGTGGAGATCCTCCTCCTGCGCCCCTAG
- a CDS encoding flagellar biosynthetic protein FliO: MRMGPGGHSSTVRLREVARLSPHHVLYVVEVGERRLLLGSHLSVLAELGPAPAQETESFGEKLRAAARRLRRVGGEPR, encoded by the coding sequence ATGCGGATGGGGCCCGGGGGGCATTCCTCCACGGTGCGGCTGCGGGAGGTGGCCCGGTTGAGCCCTCACCACGTGCTGTACGTGGTGGAGGTGGGCGAGAGGCGGCTGCTGCTCGGAAGCCACCTCTCCGTGCTCGCGGAGCTGGGGCCCGCGCCTGCCCAAGAGACGGAGAGCTTCGGGGAGAAGCTGCGGGCGGCCGCGCGACGTCTGCGGCGGGTGGGAGGAGAGCCACGGTGA
- a CDS encoding HDOD domain-containing protein — MSRIPDRILMAFETLKPFPAHVVEAMRLLDDLNTSAEEVASVLGRDPVLAARMLRLANSALYLRARRVATLREAVVLVGFAAVRSLLASAVAYDVFRSGAPGYGLDRVQLWQHSLAVATVARHLGGSRGRDGEAAFVAGLLHDIGKLALSSALQEQYPAVLEAVASGMDFVEAERAVLGCDHAQVGAEAARRWNLPDSLITAIAYHHRPDESEDPGLADAVHVADILCLMLGVGVGADQLLHRCSEGALRRLGLSADEIPLLLVGLADLLVEVSSFATEDLA; from the coding sequence GTGAGCCGCATCCCCGACCGGATCCTGATGGCGTTCGAGACCCTGAAGCCCTTTCCCGCGCACGTGGTGGAGGCGATGCGGCTCCTTGACGATCTCAACACCTCCGCGGAGGAGGTGGCCTCGGTGCTCGGGAGGGATCCCGTGCTGGCGGCCCGGATGCTCCGATTGGCGAACTCCGCCCTGTACCTCCGCGCCAGACGCGTGGCGACCCTGCGGGAGGCGGTGGTGCTGGTGGGGTTCGCCGCGGTGCGTAGCCTGCTGGCGAGTGCAGTGGCCTACGATGTTTTCCGATCCGGGGCCCCCGGCTACGGCCTGGACCGGGTGCAGCTGTGGCAGCACTCCCTGGCGGTGGCCACCGTGGCGCGCCACCTGGGGGGAAGCCGGGGACGGGATGGGGAGGCCGCCTTCGTAGCGGGGCTGCTGCACGACATCGGCAAGCTGGCCCTCAGCAGCGCCCTCCAGGAGCAATACCCGGCGGTGCTGGAAGCCGTGGCAAGCGGCATGGACTTCGTAGAGGCGGAGCGGGCTGTGCTGGGCTGCGACCATGCCCAGGTGGGCGCGGAGGCAGCCCGGCGGTGGAACCTACCGGATTCCCTCATCACCGCCATCGCGTACCACCATCGGCCCGATGAGTCAGAAGATCCCGGGCTTGCGGATGCGGTGCATGTGGCGGACATCCTGTGCCTCATGCTGGGAGTGGGCGTGGGGGCGGATCAGCTGCTGCATCGGTGCAGCGAGGGAGCCCTCCGGCGTCTGGGGCTCAGCGCGGACGAGATCCCCCTCCTGCTGGTGGGGCTCGCGGACCTGCTCGTGGAGGTCTCGAGCTTTGCCACCGAGGACCTCGCCTAG
- the fliM gene encoding flagellar motor switch protein FliM, giving the protein MTDELLSQAEIDQLISALRSGQVAPESTTPQEERRIRPYDFRRPDRFSKDQLRTVSVLHGAFARMAGMALSVHLRSPIAVSVRSVEQLSYEEFVRSIPSPTVIVLFRLEPLEGRALLEFSNSLALAMVDRLLGGPGRADQPLRPLTELERGLVERLMQRLLPLLHDAWQSVADVRPVLLGLETNPQFAHIAGPTDVVLLVYFQVDTSHQSYRMNLCLPYLLLQPILSLLSATTLFRAPSRSVQTELLQRAVEDTHVPVQVELGRAWVPLGDLLSLGPNDVIRLDRRAHDPLEVLVEGIPVFSARPGRMGGRLAVQILAQEASSRHG; this is encoded by the coding sequence ATGACGGACGAACTCCTCTCGCAGGCGGAGATCGATCAACTCATCTCGGCTCTCCGATCGGGTCAGGTGGCCCCGGAATCCACGACTCCCCAGGAAGAGCGCCGGATCCGGCCCTACGACTTCCGCCGTCCGGACCGGTTCTCCAAGGATCAGCTCCGCACGGTGTCCGTCCTCCACGGGGCCTTCGCCCGGATGGCGGGCATGGCCCTCTCCGTGCACCTCCGGAGCCCCATCGCGGTCAGCGTGCGATCCGTGGAGCAGCTCAGCTATGAGGAGTTCGTGCGCTCCATCCCCTCCCCCACGGTCATCGTGCTGTTCCGGCTGGAGCCCCTGGAGGGGCGGGCGCTGCTGGAGTTCAGCAACAGCCTGGCCCTGGCCATGGTGGACCGGCTCCTGGGCGGCCCCGGTCGGGCGGATCAGCCCCTGCGGCCCCTCACGGAGCTGGAGCGGGGCTTGGTGGAGCGGCTCATGCAGCGGCTGCTCCCGCTGCTGCACGACGCGTGGCAGTCCGTGGCGGACGTGCGGCCCGTCCTTTTGGGGCTGGAGACGAACCCGCAGTTCGCCCACATCGCGGGCCCCACGGATGTGGTACTGCTCGTGTACTTCCAGGTAGACACCTCCCATCAGTCCTACCGCATGAACCTGTGCCTCCCGTATCTCCTGCTGCAGCCCATCCTGAGCCTGCTGAGCGCCACTACCCTGTTCCGGGCGCCTTCCCGCTCTGTTCAGACGGAGCTGCTGCAGCGGGCGGTGGAGGACACCCACGTCCCCGTGCAGGTGGAGCTGGGCCGGGCGTGGGTTCCCCTGGGAGACCTCCTGAGCCTGGGGCCCAACGACGTGATCCGCTTGGACCGCCGGGCCCACGATCCCCTGGAGGTGCTGGTGGAGGGAATCCCGGTGTTCTCCGCTAGGCCGGGCCGGATGGGAGGCCGGCTCGCGGTGCAGATCCTGGCGCAGGAGGCAAGCTCCCGCCATGGCTAA
- the fliP gene encoding flagellar type III secretion system pore protein FliP (The bacterial flagellar biogenesis protein FliP forms a type III secretion system (T3SS)-type pore required for flagellar assembly.) yields the protein MRRGVLVLLSVLVLSAPAFAAPLPVVELRVGASDSPQQVSGTLQVLLLLTVLATAPALLILMTSFTRIVIVLSLVRSAIGVPTIPPNQVVVGLALFLTLFTMAPTLDRANREGLQPYLRGELGQQAALDRTLRPFREFMLRQTREEDLALFLSMGRFPRPRRPDDVPTYVLIPAFVVSELRTAFLLGSLLFLPFLVVDMVVSSVLLSLGMLMLPPVLISLPFKLLLFVFVDGWHLVARALVGSFR from the coding sequence GTGAGACGAGGGGTTCTCGTGCTCCTGAGCGTACTGGTCCTCTCAGCGCCCGCCTTTGCTGCGCCGCTCCCTGTGGTGGAGCTGCGGGTGGGAGCTTCGGACTCCCCGCAACAGGTCTCCGGCACCCTGCAGGTGCTCCTGCTGCTCACCGTGCTCGCCACAGCCCCCGCCCTCCTCATCCTCATGACCTCCTTCACCCGCATCGTGATCGTGCTCTCCCTGGTGCGCAGCGCCATCGGGGTGCCCACGATCCCGCCCAACCAGGTGGTGGTAGGGCTGGCGCTGTTTTTAACCCTCTTTACCATGGCGCCTACCCTGGACCGCGCGAACCGAGAGGGCCTGCAGCCCTACCTCCGGGGGGAACTGGGCCAGCAAGCGGCCTTGGACCGGACCCTCCGGCCCTTCCGGGAGTTCATGCTGCGGCAGACCCGGGAGGAGGATCTGGCCCTCTTCCTCTCCATGGGGCGCTTTCCGCGCCCCCGCCGGCCAGACGACGTGCCCACCTACGTGCTCATCCCCGCCTTCGTGGTGAGCGAGCTGCGCACCGCCTTCCTGCTGGGCTCCCTGCTGTTCCTCCCCTTCCTGGTGGTGGACATGGTGGTCAGCAGCGTGCTGCTCTCTCTGGGCATGCTCATGCTACCCCCCGTGCTCATCTCCCTGCCCTTCAAGCTGCTCCTGTTCGTCTTCGTGGACGGCTGGCACCTAGTGGCCCGGGCCCTTGTGGGGAGCTTCCGATGA
- a CDS encoding flagellar hook protein FlgE has translation MLRSLFAGVSGLRSHQVRMDVIGNNIANVNTVGFKASRVNFAEMLAQTIRGAQAPSEARGGMNPMQVGLGVQVASVDTLFTQGNLQYTGVLTDLAIQGDGFFVVGDGLRRFYTRDGALVLDSTGNLVHASTGLRLMGWRANEAGEVDTSGELVPIQIPVGVEIPPKATENVVFGGNLDAAMEVDGTWTTTITVYDSLGNAVQLRLVFTKTDANQWDWQLFYGDDEVASGSLEFDETGKLTSPTEPEEVTVDLPDELGSADLELKLDFSQLTQYAAPSTATLRSQDGYPSGSLESFAIDGNGVITGLYSNGRTQVIGQVALALFTNPGGLLKAGNNLYAESANSGAPSIGAAGTGGRGTLVAGALEMSNVDLAQEFTNMITAQRGFQANARVITASDELLQELISLRR, from the coding sequence ATGCTGCGGAGTCTGTTTGCGGGTGTGTCGGGATTGCGGAGCCATCAGGTCCGCATGGACGTGATCGGCAACAACATCGCGAACGTGAACACCGTAGGGTTTAAGGCCAGCCGGGTGAACTTCGCGGAGATGCTGGCGCAGACCATCCGGGGCGCCCAGGCACCCTCGGAGGCCCGGGGTGGGATGAACCCCATGCAGGTAGGGCTCGGGGTCCAGGTGGCGAGCGTGGACACCCTCTTCACCCAGGGCAACCTCCAGTACACGGGAGTCCTTACGGACCTCGCCATCCAGGGCGACGGGTTCTTCGTGGTGGGGGATGGGCTGCGGCGGTTCTACACCCGGGACGGAGCCCTCGTGCTGGACAGCACCGGCAACCTCGTGCACGCCAGCACGGGCCTGCGGCTGATGGGCTGGCGGGCGAACGAGGCGGGGGAGGTGGATACGAGTGGGGAGCTGGTGCCCATCCAGATCCCCGTGGGGGTCGAGATCCCGCCCAAGGCCACGGAGAACGTGGTGTTCGGCGGGAACCTGGACGCTGCCATGGAGGTGGACGGCACCTGGACCACCACCATTACCGTGTACGACTCCCTCGGGAACGCCGTCCAGCTCCGGCTGGTGTTCACCAAGACGGATGCGAACCAGTGGGACTGGCAGCTCTTCTACGGGGACGATGAGGTGGCCAGCGGGAGCCTGGAGTTCGACGAAACCGGGAAGCTCACCTCGCCCACGGAGCCCGAGGAGGTCACCGTGGACCTCCCGGATGAGCTGGGCTCCGCGGATCTGGAGCTGAAGCTGGACTTCTCCCAGCTCACCCAGTACGCCGCGCCGTCCACCGCCACCCTCCGTAGTCAGGACGGGTACCCCAGCGGCAGCCTGGAGTCCTTCGCCATCGATGGCAACGGGGTCATCACGGGCCTGTACTCCAACGGCCGCACCCAAGTCATCGGACAGGTGGCCCTGGCCCTGTTCACCAACCCCGGGGGATTGCTCAAGGCGGGGAACAACCTGTACGCGGAGTCCGCCAACTCCGGAGCCCCTTCCATCGGGGCCGCGGGCACGGGGGGCCGGGGGACGCTCGTGGCGGGGGCCCTGGAGATGTCCAACGTGGATCTCGCGCAGGAGTTCACGAACATGATCACGGCCCAGCGGGGCTTCCAGGCCAACGCCCGGGTGATCACCGCCTCGGACGAGCTCCTTCAAGAGTTGATCTCCCTGCGCCGATAA
- a CDS encoding FliI/YscN family ATPase, producing MEDLIRAVHQTDPVRVVGRVVQVVGLVAEARGPRVHVGEWCTVQTPQGEVPAEVVGFRDDRFLMMVLGPLSGLSPGSAVIPSGRAMRVPVGRSLLGRVTDGLGRPLDGRPLSPEGFRPLHADPPNPLHRPRITTPLATGVRAIDGLLTLGRGQRIGIFAGSGVGKSTLLGMIARHSSADVNVIALVGERGREVLDFIENDLGEGIVRSVVVVATSDQPPLVRARAPFVATAMAEAFRDQGMDVMLMMDSVTRFCMAQREIGLAVGEPPTSRGYTPSVFALLPQLMERAGTSERGSITALYTVLVEGDDLMEPVADHARSILDGHIVLSRALAAQGHYPPIDVLESTSRVMPSVVRPEHLRWAQTVRAYLAAYREVEDLVNLGAYTRGTNPRVDAALDRIEAIRAFLRQLPHERTPFEQTLEQLRGLAE from the coding sequence CTGGAGGACCTGATCCGCGCGGTGCACCAGACGGATCCCGTGCGGGTCGTGGGCCGGGTGGTGCAGGTGGTGGGCTTGGTGGCTGAGGCCAGAGGACCCCGGGTGCACGTAGGCGAGTGGTGCACGGTCCAAACCCCCCAGGGGGAGGTGCCCGCGGAGGTGGTAGGGTTCCGGGACGACCGCTTCCTCATGATGGTCCTGGGGCCTCTCAGCGGTCTAAGCCCCGGGAGCGCGGTGATCCCCTCCGGCCGGGCCATGCGGGTGCCCGTGGGCCGGTCCCTGCTGGGTCGGGTGACGGACGGGCTGGGAAGACCACTCGATGGCCGGCCCCTTTCCCCGGAGGGCTTTCGGCCGCTGCATGCGGATCCCCCCAATCCCCTCCACCGGCCCCGCATCACCACCCCCCTTGCCACAGGCGTGCGGGCCATCGACGGATTGCTGACCCTCGGCCGGGGCCAGCGGATCGGGATCTTCGCGGGAAGCGGGGTCGGGAAGAGCACGCTGCTGGGGATGATCGCCCGGCACAGCAGCGCGGACGTGAACGTCATCGCCCTGGTGGGCGAGCGGGGCCGGGAGGTGCTGGATTTCATCGAGAACGACCTGGGGGAGGGCATTGTGCGCTCCGTCGTGGTGGTGGCCACCTCGGACCAGCCGCCCCTCGTGCGGGCGAGGGCGCCCTTCGTGGCCACGGCGATGGCGGAGGCCTTCCGGGACCAGGGGATGGACGTGATGCTCATGATGGATTCCGTCACCCGGTTCTGCATGGCCCAGCGGGAAATCGGGCTCGCGGTCGGTGAACCTCCCACCAGCCGGGGCTATACCCCCAGCGTCTTCGCCCTCCTGCCGCAGCTCATGGAGCGGGCAGGGACCTCTGAACGAGGCTCCATCACCGCCCTGTACACGGTGCTGGTGGAGGGGGACGACCTCATGGAGCCCGTGGCGGACCACGCCCGCAGCATCCTCGACGGCCACATCGTCCTCTCCCGGGCCCTCGCGGCCCAGGGGCACTACCCGCCCATCGACGTGCTGGAGTCCACAAGCCGCGTGATGCCCTCCGTGGTCCGTCCCGAGCACCTTCGGTGGGCTCAGACGGTGCGGGCGTACCTGGCCGCCTACCGGGAGGTGGAGGATCTGGTGAACCTGGGGGCGTACACCCGGGGTACGAATCCCAGGGTGGACGCGGCTCTGGACCGCATCGAGGCCATCCGCGCGTTCCTCCGTCAGCTCCCCCACGAGCGCACGCCCTTCGAGCAGACCCTCGAACAGCTCCGGGGCCTTGCGGAGTAG
- a CDS encoding flagellar motor protein, which translates to MDLATLLGLVVGWASVGAGAILKGGKPEYYISIPAFLLVFGGTLGATMVSYSLKQILDLPRVTLRAFFHRPPDVLGTMNRLIRFADRARREGLLSLEGELREGDDPFLTKGVRLVVDGTDSAVVREILETEIELMEERHRVGEGIYSTMAGFAPTLGIIGTVISLINMMQKLDDPSKLGHMLAAAFIATLYGVALANLVFLPLSNKLRARSQEEALLRQIVTEGVLAIQAGENPRLVEEKLRAFLPPALRAKVGREAAMQEGTARSPGAATVGAR; encoded by the coding sequence GTGGATCTCGCAACGTTGCTGGGCCTGGTGGTGGGGTGGGCCAGCGTGGGCGCAGGAGCCATCCTGAAGGGGGGCAAGCCCGAGTACTACATCAGCATCCCCGCCTTCCTCCTCGTGTTCGGGGGTACTCTGGGCGCCACCATGGTCTCCTACTCCCTCAAGCAGATCCTGGATCTGCCCCGGGTGACCCTGCGGGCCTTCTTCCACCGGCCTCCGGATGTGCTGGGCACTATGAACCGCCTCATCCGGTTCGCGGACCGGGCTCGCCGGGAGGGACTGCTGAGCCTGGAGGGTGAGCTGCGGGAGGGCGATGATCCGTTCCTCACCAAGGGCGTGCGGCTGGTGGTGGACGGCACGGACTCTGCGGTGGTGCGGGAGATCCTCGAGACGGAGATCGAGCTCATGGAGGAACGGCACCGGGTGGGCGAGGGGATCTACAGCACCATGGCAGGATTCGCGCCCACCCTGGGCATCATTGGCACCGTGATCAGTCTCATCAACATGATGCAGAAGCTCGATGACCCGTCTAAGCTCGGCCACATGCTGGCGGCAGCCTTCATCGCCACTCTCTACGGTGTGGCCCTCGCGAACCTTGTGTTTCTTCCCCTCTCCAACAAACTCCGGGCCCGCTCCCAGGAAGAGGCCCTACTGCGGCAGATCGTCACAGAAGGGGTTCTCGCCATCCAGGCGGGGGAGAACCCGCGCCTGGTGGAGGAGAAGCTGCGGGCCTTCCTGCCACCTGCTCTCCGCGCCAAGGTGGGCCGGGAGGCGGCGATGCAGGAAGGAACCGCCCGAAGCCCGGGAGCGGCGACGGTGGGCGCACGGTGA
- a CDS encoding flagellar FlbD family protein — MIKVTRLNGTETVINAELIESVEGTPDTVISLTTGHRYVVQESVDEVVARVLAYRKACCRSSDSAECVPDPMG; from the coding sequence ATGATCAAGGTCACACGGCTCAACGGCACGGAGACCGTCATCAACGCGGAGCTCATCGAGTCCGTGGAGGGGACCCCGGATACCGTCATCTCCCTCACCACGGGACACCGGTACGTGGTCCAGGAGTCCGTGGACGAGGTGGTGGCCCGGGTCCTCGCGTACCGGAAGGCCTGCTGTCGTTCCAGCGATTCGGCGGAATGCGTACCGGATCCCATGGGGTGA
- a CDS encoding flagellar biosynthetic protein FliQ gives MSLDTLMALAQQAATVAALVALPMLLTALLVGVAVSLLQVLTQVQEATLSFVPKMVAVGVVAVLLGPWMAQRLLGFTAALLRALPELVR, from the coding sequence ATGAGCCTGGACACCCTGATGGCCCTTGCCCAGCAAGCCGCTACGGTGGCTGCCCTGGTGGCCCTGCCCATGCTGCTCACCGCCCTCCTGGTGGGAGTGGCGGTGAGCCTCCTGCAGGTGCTCACCCAGGTGCAGGAGGCTACCTTATCCTTCGTCCCCAAGATGGTGGCGGTGGGCGTGGTGGCAGTCCTCTTGGGGCCGTGGATGGCTCAGCGGCTCTTGGGGTTCACCGCTGCGCTCCTTCGGGCGCTTCCGGAGCTGGTGCGGTGA
- a CDS encoding flagellar basal body-associated FliL family protein, producing MRSERGAAKLGLVAGMVVLLAGAVAAGALLARPRGETKPKLNHATVPLGSFVVNLDPGDGFRYLKVTLALEVETPLGGEALKEAAAEARYRWSDVVVRTLTGKRYSALRTPEGQERMEQELVRRLNEEAQADRFHVKAVYFSEFVAQ from the coding sequence ATGCGGTCCGAGCGCGGTGCCGCGAAGCTGGGGCTCGTGGCGGGCATGGTGGTGCTCCTGGCAGGGGCCGTGGCCGCAGGGGCTCTGCTCGCACGACCCCGGGGGGAGACCAAGCCCAAACTGAACCACGCCACGGTCCCCCTTGGAAGCTTCGTGGTGAACCTGGATCCCGGTGACGGGTTCCGCTACCTTAAGGTCACCCTCGCCCTCGAGGTGGAAACCCCGCTCGGCGGAGAAGCCCTTAAGGAGGCCGCGGCGGAAGCGCGGTACCGGTGGTCGGACGTGGTGGTCCGGACCCTTACCGGGAAACGGTACTCCGCCCTCCGCACCCCGGAGGGCCAGGAGCGCATGGAGCAGGAGCTGGTGCGCCGGCTCAACGAGGAAGCTCAGGCCGATCGGTTCCACGTGAAGGCCGTGTACTTCTCGGAGTTCGTGGCCCAATGA
- the fliJ gene encoding flagellar export protein FliJ, with product MRRFRFRLEGLRRLRMIRERQARRELSDLLRALREAEVRLERARSEVREAEARVREAQDARALRVAAAVLERARLGAVTAEQRMVEWRTQVEAAWARFLQVRTERQVVERLRERRLLQHRREEERREQVQADEAALLRSMRRP from the coding sequence ATGCGGCGGTTCCGGTTCCGGCTGGAGGGCCTGCGGCGGCTGCGGATGATCCGGGAGCGGCAGGCCCGCCGGGAACTCAGCGACCTCCTCCGGGCCCTCCGGGAGGCAGAGGTGCGGCTGGAGCGGGCCCGCAGCGAGGTTCGGGAGGCGGAGGCGCGCGTGCGGGAGGCCCAGGATGCCCGGGCCCTGCGCGTGGCCGCCGCGGTTCTCGAGCGAGCCCGGCTGGGGGCCGTAACCGCGGAGCAGAGGATGGTGGAATGGAGGACCCAGGTGGAGGCGGCTTGGGCACGGTTTTTGCAGGTCAGGACGGAGCGGCAGGTGGTGGAGCGGCTGCGGGAGCGGCGGCTGCTGCAGCACCGCCGGGAGGAGGAGCGGCGCGAGCAGGTACAGGCGGACGAAGCCGCCCTGCTGCGCTCGATGCGCAGACCATGA
- a CDS encoding FliH/SctL family protein, which produces MRETVRAVIKQAPREEALVRITTAVGRPESGAEEAEVRAAEVLRSAYEAARRIREEARVEVARAVVQAREEARAEGEAAWQERLRRLDRVVDDLASQGPAALASFAAPAVVRLSLEVARRIVRRAVELEPEILLQWVQEAAGRLHGFVELVVRLNPRDLALLGDRAGGVERPGLRVRWVPDPQVEGGCVVESDAGTVDASLPTQLTSLRERLEEVLGG; this is translated from the coding sequence GTGCGGGAGACGGTGCGCGCGGTGATCAAGCAGGCGCCCCGGGAAGAGGCCCTGGTGCGCATCACCACCGCCGTCGGTCGTCCGGAGTCGGGAGCGGAGGAAGCGGAGGTGCGGGCCGCGGAGGTCCTGCGCAGCGCCTATGAAGCGGCCCGGCGGATCCGGGAGGAGGCCCGGGTGGAGGTGGCCCGGGCCGTGGTGCAGGCCCGGGAGGAAGCCCGCGCGGAGGGGGAAGCCGCCTGGCAGGAACGGCTCAGGCGGCTGGATCGGGTGGTGGACGACTTGGCCAGCCAGGGGCCCGCGGCCCTCGCTTCCTTCGCCGCGCCCGCGGTGGTGCGGTTGAGCCTGGAGGTGGCTCGCCGCATCGTGCGTCGGGCGGTGGAGCTGGAACCGGAGATCCTCCTGCAGTGGGTTCAGGAGGCCGCGGGGCGTCTCCACGGGTTCGTGGAGCTCGTGGTGCGGCTGAACCCCCGGGATCTGGCGCTGCTGGGCGATCGGGCCGGGGGTGTGGAACGACCCGGGCTGCGGGTGCGGTGGGTGCCGGATCCCCAGGTGGAAGGAGGGTGCGTGGTGGAGTCCGACGCGGGGACCGTGGACGCGAGCCTGCCGACCCAGCTCACCAGCTTGCGGGAGCGGCTGGAGGAGGTGCTCGGTGGGTAA
- the flgD gene encoding flagellar hook assembly protein FlgD — translation MEIRAVQQDTGVRVGSSVLGKDDFLRLLVTQLRNQDPLEPMNDREFIAQLAQFSALEQMYNVSQAVQELRWRQEAATAVQLVGRRVVVQNADGTTTEDVVAGVRHREGRFVLLVGGEEYTLDQLVEVAG, via the coding sequence ATGGAGATCCGGGCAGTACAGCAGGACACGGGGGTGCGGGTGGGGTCCAGCGTCCTCGGGAAGGACGACTTCCTGCGGCTCCTGGTGACCCAACTGCGCAACCAGGATCCCCTCGAGCCCATGAACGACCGGGAGTTCATCGCCCAGCTCGCCCAGTTCAGCGCCCTGGAGCAGATGTACAACGTGAGCCAGGCGGTACAGGAGCTCCGGTGGCGGCAGGAGGCCGCCACCGCGGTGCAGCTCGTGGGTCGGCGGGTGGTGGTGCAGAACGCGGACGGCACCACGACGGAGGACGTGGTGGCGGGCGTCCGCCACCGGGAGGGCCGGTTCGTGCTGCTGGTGGGAGGGGAGGAGTACACCCTGGACCAGCTGGTGGAAGTCGCTGGGTAA